The genomic window ATGGGCTGAGCTGTCCTCTCAAACGAACTGCGCCCCTCGCCGCCCGGCTAGTTATTTCGCAGGGGGCCAGGGGCGCAGAACGGAAGCAAACGTTAGGTGAGTTACTTCTCGACGATCGCGAGAACGTCGCGGGCCGAAAGGACGAGGTACTCCTCGCCGTTGTACTTCACCTCGGTGCCGCCGTACTTGCTGTACAGGACGACATCGCCGGTCTTGACGTCGAGCGGAAGGCGCTCGCCGTTCTCGAAGCGGCCCGGGCCCACGGCCAGGACGACGCCCTCCTGGGGCTTCTCCTTGGCGGTGTCCGGAATGACCAGGCCGGAAGCCGTGGTCTGCTCGGCGTCGAGCGGCTGGACCACAATGCGGTCCTCGAGCGGCTTGATCGCAACCTTGGAGCTGGTGGTCGACACGATCCGGTCTCCCCCTTCGGAGATCTCACGGGGTTTAACAGTCTGTGGGTGGCGACCGGGCCGATCCGTCGTCGCGGGTGCCGGACCTGTCCTGTCGCGCGGTTGTGCTGGCACTCTCCATCGGTGAGTGCCAGCACAGAGACTATGGCCGCGATTAGCACTCGGTCAAGCGGAGTGCCAATTCACCACCCTCGCGTGGCGTCGCGGGACCGCTCACGCCCCGAGAACGCGGGAGACCGCCGCGGTGTTCCGGCGACGCGCCACCGGCCCGGCCCCCCTCCGCTCACCGGCCCGGCCCCGCCCCGTCAGACGTAGTCCTCCAGCCTGGCCACGGCGTAGCCCTTGTCCGTGATCGTCTTCATGACGCGGCGGATCATGTCGGCCATGGAGCCTTCCCAGTCCTCGCGCCCGCGGAAGTGGGTGAGGACGATGTCGCCGGGGTGCAGGTCCTGGTCCCACTCGCGCCACTCCATGTGGTCGGGGAACGCTTCGGCCGCCCACAGCGGGACGGCCTTGATGCCGCAGGACTTCGCGACGCGCAGGGTGTCGCCGTTGTAGTTGCCGTACGGCGGCCGGAAGAGGGTGGGCCTCTTCCCGAAGTACCTCTCGATCTTGTCCTGCTCGCCACAGATCTCCCGACGCTGCTCGGACTTCGAGAGACCGGGGAGATAGCGGTGGTTCAGCGTGTGGTTGTTGAGGGTGACGCCCCTGGCCTGCATGTCCTTGAAGTAGCCGTAGTCGTCGCTGACCACGTAGTCGCTGAGGAAGGCGCTGTAGGGGATCTTCAGCTCCGTCATCATGCGCAGGAGTTCGGGGTCCTTCTCCGCCCCGTCGTCCATCGTCAGGAAGACGATCCGCTCCTTGGTGGGCACGGTGGTGAAGACCGGGGGGAGCGACTCGCCCCCTTCCACCTCGAACCCCTCGCGGGTGGTGATGCGCGGCTTGCGGGCCGGCGGCGCCGGGGCGACGAGCGGAGCCTTGGTCAGACCCCACTTCTTCGCGACCGCGACCCTTGCGGCCTGCTGACGCTTCAGGCGCTCGGCACGCGCGGCGGCCGCGGCGGCGGGCCCCGGCCGGGCGGCGGCTCCCGGCTGTCCGGCGGCCGGCTTCCCGTGGTCCACGGCCTTCTCGCCCGTACTCGCACACCCGGAGGCGACGGTGGCGGCCAGCAGAGCGGCCAGGACGGCGCAAGCCGGTCTGTACCGCTTCGCGGCAGATTCTTCTTTTTGTCGTACTAGCTGCATGGCGCCGCATCCTGCCAGCAGGGCCCCTGCCGCCTCCGGCGACACCTCCACCGGATCCGCCGGGTCCCCCGGCTGGCTCACAATGGACGGCGTGAACGCCCTTCCCTCCGCCGACCAGGCCGATCCGCTCGCCTCCTTCGCCGCCCTGCGCACCCCGCAGGGGTCGGCGCTCCTGGAGGAGCTCCGCGACCACGACCCCGCCCGGGAACTGGCGACCGCGACCCGGCTGCGCCGCTCCCACCCCGCCGGCCTGGTGTCGGCGGCACTCGGCCAGGCGCGGCTGCGGCAGCGCGCGGTGGCGAAGTTCGGGGCCGAGGACGCGTTCCGGATGTTCTTCACCCCGCACGGCGTGGAGCAGGCGACCCGCACCTCCGTCGCCTCCTACCGCGCGGAACGGTTCGCGGAGCGAGGCGTGCGGAATGTGGCCGACCTGTGCTGCGGGATCGGTGGTGACGCGATCGCCATGGCCCGCGCGGGCATCACGGTGCTGGCCGTGGACCGCGACCCGCTGACCGCGCTGGTGGCCCGCGCCAACGCCGAGGCCCTCGGCCTCCAGGACCTCGTCGAGGTGCGGTGCGCCGACGTCACGGAGATCGACACCTCCCCGTACGACGCGGTGTTCGTCGACCCGGCGCGACGCGGCGGCCGCGGCCGGATCTTCGACCCGGAGGCCTACTCGCCGCCCCTCTCCTGGGCGACGGAAGCCGCGCTGAAGGCCCCGCGCGCGGCGCTGAAGATCGCCCCCGGGGTCCCGCACGAGGCGATCGGGCCGCAGGCCGAGGCCGAGTGGATCTCGGACGGCGGAGACGTGAAGGAGGCCGTGCTCTGGTTCGGCGACGGCTTCACCCCCGGCGCCTTCCGGGCCACGCTGCTGCCGTCACGCGTGACGCTCACCTCCGACGGCCCGCTCCCCGCCCCGCCGGTCGGTCCCGTCGGCCGGTACCTGTACGAGCCCGACGGCGCCGTCATCCGCGCGCACCTGGTGGCCGACATCGTCGAGCGGTGCGGCGGCCGACTGATCGACGAGACGATCGCGTACGTCACGAGCGACGTACCGTACGTGTCCGACGCCACGGCCGCGTACGAGATCACCGACCAGCTGCCCTTCAACATGAAGAAGCTCAAGGCGCTGCTGAGAGAGCGTCAAGTAGGCGTGCTGACCGTCAAGAAGCGCGGCTCCGCGGTCGAACCGGAGGAGTTGCGCCGGAAGATGAAGCTCCAGGGGCCGCACTCGGCCACCGTCTTCCTGACCCGGGTGGCCGGGGCTCCGACCATGCTGATCGGGCAGCCGGTGAAGCGCCCCTGACCATCCACCCGCGGTCAGCGAGCACGGTCGCGCTCCGGCACTCCCGTCCGCCGACGGTCAGGTCAGTGGATACGACGTGCGGCCGGACGCGTCGTCGATCTCGTCGTGCGCCTTGGTGAGCAGTTTCATCGCGAGTTCGTTGAGCGCGCGGGCACCGGCGATCTCCTCGCCCACCCGCGGCTGCTCCGCGTCGGAGGGGTGACGGCTGGCGTACCCGTGGGCCCGTACCTCGGTCCCGTCGCTGAGCCGTACGAGGGCCGCCGCGCGGGTGCGGTGGGTGTCCTCCTCGAATTCCAGCTCGATATGCCATCCGACGGTGGTCTCCATCATGACGGTCACCTCCCGGATTCCCTGTCTCCAGGGTGCGCCCCTTCCCCCGTCCGCGCACGGCGTGGCCGAGGGCTCAGGCGTCCCGGAGTGCCTGGATGTCCAGCTTCCGCATCCCCATCATGGCCTTCATAGCCCTTTGCGCCCGGGCCCGGTCGGGGCCGCTGAGCAGTTCCGGCAGCTCGCGCGGCACGATCTGCCAGGACAGCCCGTACTTGTCCTTCAGCCATCCGCACCGGCTCTCCTCACCGGCTTCGGTGAACTTCGCCCACAGCCGGTCGACCTCCTCCTGGTCCGCGCAGTCCACGCTCAGGGAGACGGCCTCGTCGAAGGTGAACTGCGGGCCGCCGTTGAGGCCCAGGTACTCCTGGCCGGCGAGCACGAAGTCGACGGTCAGCACCGATCCGGCCGACTCCGTCCCCTCGGGCCAGCGGGTGACGTTCTCGATGCGGGAATCACCGCCGAATACCGAGACGTAGAAGGCGGCCGCTTCCTCCGCCTGGTCGTCGAACCACAGACAGGGCCTGATCTTCTGCATGGTCTGTCTCCTCCACTCGCCGCGCCGCTTCTCGGGACGTCGTGCAAGGTAGACCGCCGCGGGGCACGGAACTCATCGGGACACGCGCTCGGCACGTGCGAGCAGCAGTTCCCGCTCCCGCGCGTCACGCGACAGTTCGGACGCCCGTACGAACGCGACTCGTGCCTCCTCCGCCCGCCCCAGCCGGGGTGAGACCCGCGGTGTCCAGCAGGACACCGGCCTTGGTCATCTCCTCGATCAGCGCCCCCGAGCGGGGCCGTTCCCCGCCTCTCGCCCATGCGTCGAACGGGGATGGCCGGGATCGACACGTCCGGGAGGAATTCTTCAGGAGTCTTTTCCGGGCGGCATCCGGTCCCCCGCCGCCGGCTCAGCCGTTCGCCGGGCCGAGGGACTCGAAGCGCCACCGGTGGACCGGGCGGGTGATCAGCCCGGCGTCCGGCTCCGGGAGCTCCGGGAGCTCGTCGTCGTATCCGGCGTCCCACCAGGTCAGTACGAGCACCCGGTCCTGCGGGGCGCGCAGCAGTTCGCTGCGCAGCGGCTTCCGGGACAGCTCGGTTGCCCTCGCCCCGGCCCACTCCAGCAGCTCCGCGCCCCGGCCCTCCGTCGCGCGGGCCTCCCACATCAGGGCGACGGTCATGAGTAGAGGTTGTCCTTGCTGATCTCGTGGACGTGGTCGTGGTCGTGGCTGTGCGCCCCCGGCACGTGGGTCTCGGTGACCGGCAGCGAGGAGTCCGCGGACAGCTCCCAGTCCGAGGCCGGGCGGTTGCGGGCGACCATCTCCGCGCCGAGCGCGGCGACCATGGCGCCGTTGTCGGTGCACAGGCCGGGCCTGGGGACCCGCAGCCGGATCCCCGCCTTCTCGCACCGTTCCTCGGCGAGCGCCCGGAGCCGCGAGTTGGCCGCGACGCCGCCGCCGATCATCAGGTGGTCGACTCCCTCGTCCTTGCAGGCGCGGACGGCCTTGCGGGTGAGGACGTCGACGACGGCCTCCTGGAAGGAAGCGGCGACGTCACGTACGGGCACGTCCTCGCCCGCCGCGCGCTTCGCCTCGATCCAGCGCGCCACCGACGTCTTGAGCCCGGAGAAGGAGAAGTCGTACGCGGGATCGCGGGAGCCGCTCAGTCCGCGCGGGAAGGCGATCGCCCTGGGGTCGCCCTCCCGGGCCAGCCGGTCGATGACCGGGCCGCCGGGGAAGCCGAGGTCGAGCACCCGGGCGATCTTGTCGAAGGCCTCGCCGGCCGCGTCGTCGATGGTCGCGCCGAGCGGCCGTACGTCGTTGGTGATGTCCGGGGCCAGCAGCAGCGACGAGTGCCCCCCGCTGACCAGCAGGGCCATCGTGGGCTCGGGCAGCGGGCCGTGCTCCAGCTGGTCGACGCAGATGTGCGAGGCGAGGTGGTTCACCCCGTACAGCGGCTTGTTCAGGGCGTACGCGTATGCCTTGGCGGCCGACACGCCGACGAGCAGGGCACCGGCGAGCCCGGGCCCGGCCGTGACCGCGATGCCGTCGAGGTCGCGGGCGCTGATCCCGGCGTCCCGCAGGGCGCGCTCGATGGTGGGGACCATCGACTCCAGGTGGGCGCGGGACGCGATCTCCGGGACGACGCCGCCGAAGCGCGCGTGGGTGTCGACGCTGGACGCGACGGCGTCGGCGAGGAGTGTGGTCCCGCGCACGATGCCCACGCCGGTCTCGTCGCAGGAGGTCTCGATGCCGAGTACGAGCGGTTCGTCAGCCATCAGTCTGTCTCAGTTCCTTGTACGGTCAGGCGCATGACGAGTGCGTCGATGTTGCCCGGCTGGTAGTAGCCGCGGCGGAAGCCGATGGGTTCGAAGCCGAAGCGTTCGTAGAGCTTCTGCGCGCGGGTGTTGTCGACGCGGACCTCCAGGAGCACCGCCGTGCATTCGAAGGCGGTGGCGTGCCGGAGAAGGTCGGTCAGGAGTTCGGACCCGAGGCCGCCGCCCCACTGGGTGCGGCTCACGGCGATGGTCTGGACGTCGGCGAGGTCACCGGCCGACGCGAGGCCGGCGTAGCCGACGATCCGGCCGTCGGGGTCCTCGGCGACGACGTAGCGGTGGGTGGCGCGGGGCCCGCGGGCCCGGGCGAGCTCCGACCAGAACATGCCGGCCGACCAGGCGTCGTCGGGGAACAGCTCGTGCTCCAGCTCCAGGACGGGAGCGATGTCCCACCACCGCATCTCCCGGAGCACAGCGGTCGCGGTGGTCACTTCGGGGTGACCACCTTGTAGTTCTTCGGGACCTGCGCGTCGGGCCTGCGGAGGTAGAGCGGCTGCGGCGGGAGCAGCCCCGTACCGGCGGCCAGGCGTTCGGCGGCGAGGGAGGCGAGCGCGCCGGCGGAGACGTGCTCGGGGCCGCGGGCGTCCGGGAACGCCTCGGGGTAGAGCAGCGCACCGGCGCCGGCCACGGGCAGGCCCGCGAGGGACTCGGCGATGTCGGCGGGGCGGTCGACCCCGGGCTCGCCCACCCGCGTGCGGACGTCGTCGTAGCGCGCCCAGTAGACCTCCTTGCGCCGCGCGTCGGTGGCGACGGCGAAGGGGCCGTCGAGTCCGGAGGCGTGGGCGAGGGCGTCGAGCGTGCACACTCCGTGCACCGGGAGCGAGAGCGCGGACCCGAACGTCGCGGCGGTCACCAGCCCGACGCGCAGCCCGGTGTAGGGGCCGGGTCCGACGCCGACGGCGATGTCGGTGACGTCGTCGAGGGTCACCCCGGCCTCGGAGAGGACCCGGTGGACGGCGGGGAGCAGGAGTTCCCCGTGCCTCCGGGCGTCGACCTGGCCGGTCTCGGCGACGACGGAGGACCCGTCGTGGAGGGCGACGGTGACGGCGGGGGTGGCGGTATCCATGGCGAGCAGCAGCACACAAACAGCCTACGGCTCCGCCGACGCGGCCACGGCAGCCCGTTCGGCGTCCCGGTCCGCCCCTCCGCTGCTGGTAGCGTCGCCCGGGGATACTTGAGTACGACGTAAACGCTTGTACGACATGCGACGAACGGCATCCGAAAGGGGACCTCAGGGTGGCAAGGAGCAGCTCGGGAATCGTGGCCGGGCTCACCGCCGCGGCGGTGGCCGCGGTCTGTTTCCTCGCCTACCAGGCGTCGGCGAACGCGCCCGACTCGGTCGTCGCCCCCTCGGCCCAGGCCTCCGGGCCTGCCGCGCAGCCCTCCCAGAAGCCCGACGTTCCGAAGCAGCCGCTGGCCGTCCCCGAGGACTCCGACACCGGCGCGCGCGTGGTGTACGCGCTGAAGGACCGCCGGGTGTGGATCGTCGGCGACCGGGAGAAGCCGCTGCGGACCTTCGCCGTCATGCCGAGTGCCGTGAACCCGCTGCCCGGCGTGTACCGGGTGACCTCGCGCTCCGGGAGCATCAAGGGCTCGGACGGCGTCATGATCGAGCACGTCGTGCGCTTCGCGAACGTGGACGACGTGTCCATCGGCTTCAGCGCCGCTCAGGACAACTCGATGAGGAGCCCCGACCCCGGCATCAGAACGGGCGGGGTGCGCATGAAGCGCCCCGACGGGAACGCGGTGTGGACGTTCGCCACGGTCGGCGCGAAGGTCGTCGTCGTCCCGTAGCCCGTCGGTCCGCTCCGGTCCTTCGCCGCGTCGCGCACCTACGCCGCGTCGCGGTCCTCGCCCGGCCGCGCCGGCTCCTCGTCCTCGCGCGGCGGGGTGGACACCGCCGTCGCGGCGGCGCAGGAGGCGAGCAGGTCCTTCATCGACACCGCGGAGGGTGACGGCGGCTCCGCCTGCGGCGACTGCGGCTGCACTTCACGCTCGGGTGCCGGCATGGATGCCTCCTCGGGCCTCGGTGAGAGACGTGGTTAGGTAGACCTAACTCATCCCTGTACCCCATGTGACCACGCCGGGGCTCCCCCGCGCAACATTTTACCGACGCCTTGTCGGAAAGCATCTCCGCGCCGGTCGGTGGATTCACCCGCGAGCCGCCGCGGACGCCCTCAGCGCGCCACCAGTTCCGCGTGCAGCCCCGCCCAGCGCGCCCCGATCCCGACCAGGGTCACCGTGCGGCGCTCGTCGTCCGTGTCGCCGACCGCGCGGTCGATCACCACGCGCAGCCGGTCCTCGGAGAGGTCCTCGACCTTGCCGTCGCCCCATTCCACGACGATGACCGACTCGGGCAGCGACACGTCGAGGTCCAGGTCCTCCATCTCGTCGAGACCGCCGCCCAGCCGGTACGCGTCGACGTGCACCAGCGCGGGTCCGTCGCCCAGCGGCGGATGGACCCGGGCGATCACGAAGGTCGGCGAGGTGACGGCACCGCGCACACCGAGACCCTCGCCGAGACCACGGGTCAGGGTGGTCTTGCCCGCACCGAGCTCGCCGGTGAGCATCACCAGGTCGCCCGGGGCCAGCACACCGGCGATCCGGCGGCCGAGATCCTTCATCTCTTCGGGGGACTCGACGGCGAGAGCCAGGGTGACGGTGCCCGGTGCGGCGGTGCCGGTGCCCGGGCCGTTGTGCGCTGCTTCCATGCCGACCCACGTTAGAGGATCAGCGCGCCTCGGCCGGAACCGCTCCGATCCGTACCAGCAGGTCCGCGAGCCGGTCGGTGACCGTCTCCGGGTGCTCCAGCATGACCAGGTGACCGGCGTCCGGCACGATGACCAGCTCCGCGTCCGGCAGCTGGTCGGCGATGGCCTCGCTGTGCGAACTGGGCGTGACCAGGTCCTTGTCGCCGGCCAGGATCAGGACCGGGAGACTGCTGAACGCCGGCAGCGCACCGCTCTTGTCGTGCTCGGTGAACGCCGGGTAGAACTCGGCGACCACATCGATCGGGGTGGACTCGATGAGCCGCTCCGCGAACCGCGCGACGGCCGGGTCCACGTCCCGCGACCCGAACGAATAGCGCTTGATCAGCCCCGCGAACAGATCGGCGGTGGCCCGCCTGCCGCGCTCCACCAGCTCCGCCTGGGAGCCGAGCGCCTTCAGCACGCCGGGCAGCACCCGGCGCACCGCGTTGACGCCCGCCACCGGCAGGCCGAAGTTCACCTCGCCCAGCTTGCCGCTCGACGTACCGACGAAGGCCACGGCGGCCACCCGGTCGCGGATCAGCTCGGGGTACCGGTCTGCGAGCGCCATTATCGTCATGCCGCCCATCGAGTGCCCGACCAGCACCAGCGGGCCCTCGGGCGCCGCAGCGTCGATGACCGCCTTGAGATCACGGCCGAGCTGGTCGATCCCCACCGGCACGCCCTCGGTCTGTGCCCGGCCTCGCTCGGAGCGGCCGTGGCTGCGCTGGTCCCAGTGGACGGTGCGGACCAGCCCGCGCAGCGCCGCCCGCTGGAAGTGCCAGGAGTCCTGGCCCAGGCAGTAGCCGTGGCTGAAGACGACGGTGACGGCCGCGGGGTCCTTGCGGCCGAAGAGCCTGCGCCGGCGCGATCCGGAGCCCGCGGGGGCACTCGCCCGGCTCGTGCCGCTGTCCGCCTCGGTCTCGTCGACCTCGTAGTACAGCTCGGTGCCGTCGTCGGCGACGGCACGGCCGGGCAGCCCGCGCAGGGACCCGTACGGGCCGGAGGCGTCCAGCGCGAGGCGGGCCTTCTTGCGCATGCCCCGGCCCACCGTGAGCCGCTCGACGGCGACGCCCGCGGCCGCACCCGCGGCGATGACGCCTATCGCCGCCCCGGCGACGCCCGCCCGGCGCCAGCCGGCCGCCGCGGCGGCCGCGGTCGCCATGACGTCCTCGGCGCTGGTCTCGCTCACCGTGCCGTGCTCCTTCGTCGTTGTCGTCGCCGGGCCGGGATATCAGCCCCGGCCGGAGTCCTCGTGGAGGTGGACGCGGGGGACGCGGGCACCGATGCGCGTGACGATCTCGTACGCGATGGTGTCGGCCGCGACCGCCCAGTCCTCGGCGCTCGGCTCGCCCCGGTCCCCCGGCCCGAACAGCACCGCTTCCGCGCCCGCTTCGAGGCTGTCGCCCTCCAGGTCGACCACGAACTGGTCCATGGCGACGCGGCCGGCGATCCTGCGGACGGCGCCCCCGACGAGCACGGGCCCCCGGCCGGAGGCGTGACGCGGGACGCCGTCCGCGTAACCGACGGGCACCAGGGCGAGGGTCGTCTCGGCGGAGGTCGTGTAGTGGTGCCCGTAGCTGATGCCGTGCCCCGGCGGCACCTGCTTGACCAGGGCGACGGACGCGGCGAGCGTCATCACGGGACGCAGCCCGAAGTCGGCCGACGTGCCCAGCTCGGGGCTGGGCGAGATGCCGTACATCGCGATCCCGGTGCGCACGAGGTCGAAGTGCGACTCGGGCACCGTGAGCGTCGCCGGGGAGTTGGCGATGTGCCGCACCTCGGGCGCCACACCCTCCTTCTCCGCGTACGCCACCATGTCGCGGAAGACGTTCAGCTGCGCGGCGATCGAGGGGTGCCCGGGCTCGTCGGCGCAGGCGAAGTGCGACCACAGGCCGGTGACGCGCAAAATGCCCGCGGTCTCGGCGGCGCGGGCGGCGGAGACGAGCTCCGGCCAGTCGGCGGGCTGGCAGCCGTTGCGTCCCAGGCCCGTGTCGGCCTTGAGCTGGATCCGGGCCGGGATCCCCGCCGCGGTGGCCGCGGCGACGACCTCGTCGAGCGCCCACATACCGCTCACGGAGACGTCGATGCCGGCCTCGACCGCCTCGCGCCACGGGCCGCCCGGTGTCCACAGCCAGCACATCACCCGTCCGCCGATCCCGGCGGCCCGCAGCGCGAGGGCTTCCTGAGGGGTGGCGGTTCCGAGCCATGCGGCGCCCGCCTCCTGCGCCGCCCTGGCGCAGGGCACGGCCCCGTGACCGTAGGCGTCGGACTTCACCACGGCCATGAGCTGCGCGCCGGACGCCCGCGCGCGCAGTTCGCGCACGTTGGCGCGCAGTGCGGCGAGGTCGATCTCGGCACGGGCTCTCAGGGTCGCTGTCTCGTTCATCGCGCCCAGTCTCTCAGAGCCGTACGCCTGTGCCCTCGACCTCCCGTGCCCGGTGAGGCGGTCACCGGTGCCCGAGGGCGTGGTCCAGATGGTCGACGAGGACCGGGACATGGCTGGTGGGAACGTCCTTCACCGCCGTCACGAAGGTGACCGGGACGTCCCCTCGCAGCAGGCCGAGCAGCTCGTCGACGGCCTCGGCGTGGGCCGGATCGCCGAGTTCGGTGCGGTAGCGGTCCACGAAGTCGTCGTAGCGGTCCCGGTTGTCGTGGAACCAGGTGCGGAGTTCCCGGGAGGGCGTCGCGTCCTTGGCCCACACGTCGACGGCGGCGTGCTCCTTGGAGACACCGCGCGGCCACAGCCGGTCGACGAGCACCCGGGTGCCGTCGTCGTCCTCAGGCGGGTCGTACACCCTGCGTACGCGTACGGCACTGCCCACGGCCGATCACCGTCCCTTTCCGTCGTCCCCGGTCCCGGACAAGCCTGGATCAGGCCCGCACGTCCCGCCACGCCGCCGGTACGGCGTCCGCGACGTCCTGCGCGGCGACCGGCGCCCCGTCCGATGCCCTGCGCGCCGCGAGCCCGTGCAGGTAGGCACCGACGGAGGCCGCGTCGCGGGGCGCGAGGCCCGCCGCGAGCAGCGAACCCGTGAGCCCGGACAGCACGTCCCCGCTGCCCGCCGTGGCCAGCCAGGACGTGCCGGTCGGGTTGATCCGCACGGGTGCGTCCCCCTCGGCGACGAGAGTCGTGGAGCCCTTGAGCAGGACCGTGGCGTCGTAGCGCGCGGCCAGTTCCCGTACGGCGGCGAGCCGTCCGGCCTCGACCTCCTCGCGCTCCACCCCGAGCAGCGCGGCGGCCTCGCCTGCGTGCGGGGTGAGGACGGTGGGTGCGGTCCTGGCGCGGACGGCGCCTGCGTCCATCAGCCGCAGCCCGTCCGCGTCGACCAGCACCGGGACGTCCGCGGCGAGCACGTCGGCCACCGCTCCGGCGGCGGACGAGGAGTCCCCGAGTCCCGGCCCGATGACCCAGGCCTGGACCCGTCCGGGCTTCGACGGCGGTCCGGGGTGCACCAGGACCTCCGGGAAGCGGGCGATCACCGCGTCGGCGCCCGGGCCCGCGAACCGCACGGCTCCGGCGCCGCCGTGCAGCGCCCCGGCGACCGCGAGCACCGCCGCGCCCGGGTACCGCTCCGACCCGGCGGCCACGCCCACGACCCCGCGCCGGTACTTGTCGCTCTCCGCGTCGGGCATGGGCAGGAGGGCCGCCACGTCGGCGTACTGGAGGGCCTCCAGGTCGGGCCGGGCGGGCAGTTCCGGGCCCAGGCCGATGTCCACCAGGCGCAGCGCACCCGCGTGCTCGGCCGCCGGATCGACGAGCAGCCCCGGTTTGTACGCGCCGAAGGTGACCGTCGCGTCGGCCCGTACGGCCGCGCCGAGCACCTGCCCGGTGTCCGCCTCGACCCCGCTCGGCAGGTCGACGGACAGCACGGGCGCGTGCCCCCGGGTGACCGCCCGCACCAGCTCGGCGGCCCCGGGCCGCAGGCCGCCGCGACCGCCGATCCCGGTGATGCCGTCGACGACGAGGTCGACCGGGCCGAAGGGTCCCGGGTCAGGACCGTCGAGGACCAGTCCGCCCGCGGCCAGCAGGGCGGCGAGCCCGGCCCGGTGAACCTTGTCCGGTGCGGTAAGGACCGCCCGCACACCGGCTCCCCGCCGGGCCAGCCGGGCTCCCGCGTAGAGCGTGTCACCGCCGTTGTCGCCGCTGCCGACGAGGAGCAGCACCCGGGAGCCGTACACCCGGCCGTTGCGCCGGAGGAGGTCGCCGCAGGCCACCGCGAGCCCCGCGGCGGCCCGCTTCATGAGCGTGCCCTCCGGGAGCCGCGCCATCAGGGCCTTCTCGGCCGCCCGTACCGTCTCGACGCTGTAGGCATGTCGCATGCGCTCAACCCTCCGCGATCACCACGGCGGACGCCAC from Streptomyces sp. NBC_01341 includes these protein-coding regions:
- the alr gene encoding alanine racemase, translated to MNETATLRARAEIDLAALRANVRELRARASGAQLMAVVKSDAYGHGAVPCARAAQEAGAAWLGTATPQEALALRAAGIGGRVMCWLWTPGGPWREAVEAGIDVSVSGMWALDEVVAAATAAGIPARIQLKADTGLGRNGCQPADWPELVSAARAAETAGILRVTGLWSHFACADEPGHPSIAAQLNVFRDMVAYAEKEGVAPEVRHIANSPATLTVPESHFDLVRTGIAMYGISPSPELGTSADFGLRPVMTLAASVALVKQVPPGHGISYGHHYTTSAETTLALVPVGYADGVPRHASGRGPVLVGGAVRRIAGRVAMDQFVVDLEGDSLEAGAEAVLFGPGDRGEPSAEDWAVAADTIAYEIVTRIGARVPRVHLHEDSGRG
- a CDS encoding DUF488 domain-containing protein, whose product is MGSAVRVRRVYDPPEDDDGTRVLVDRLWPRGVSKEHAAVDVWAKDATPSRELRTWFHDNRDRYDDFVDRYRTELGDPAHAEAVDELLGLLRGDVPVTFVTAVKDVPTSHVPVLVDHLDHALGHR
- a CDS encoding NAD(P)H-hydrate dehydratase, which produces MRHAYSVETVRAAEKALMARLPEGTLMKRAAAGLAVACGDLLRRNGRVYGSRVLLLVGSGDNGGDTLYAGARLARRGAGVRAVLTAPDKVHRAGLAALLAAGGLVLDGPDPGPFGPVDLVVDGITGIGGRGGLRPGAAELVRAVTRGHAPVLSVDLPSGVEADTGQVLGAAVRADATVTFGAYKPGLLVDPAAEHAGALRLVDIGLGPELPARPDLEALQYADVAALLPMPDAESDKYRRGVVGVAAGSERYPGAAVLAVAGALHGGAGAVRFAGPGADAVIARFPEVLVHPGPPSKPGRVQAWVIGPGLGDSSSAAGAVADVLAADVPVLVDADGLRLMDAGAVRARTAPTVLTPHAGEAAALLGVEREEVEAGRLAAVRELAARYDATVLLKGSTTLVAEGDAPVRINPTGTSWLATAGSGDVLSGLTGSLLAAGLAPRDAASVGAYLHGLAARRASDGAPVAAQDVADAVPAAWRDVRA